In Phoenix dactylifera cultivar Barhee BC4 chromosome 11, palm_55x_up_171113_PBpolish2nd_filt_p, whole genome shotgun sequence, the following are encoded in one genomic region:
- the LOC103703272 gene encoding eukaryotic peptide chain release factor GTP-binding subunit ERF3A-like — protein sequence MEEAARAEVAPHPPALVDDAEINDWSKEDDEPMEEVRPPAPAADDTLAPPPAEDVKAILSDLQSLQLETKVKDKETVATEEDEKQDEKEENKKRHLNVVFIGHVDAGKSTTGGQILFLSGQVDDRTMQKYEKEAKDKSRESWYMAYIMDTNEEERIKGKTVEVGRAHFETENTRFTILDAPGHKSYVPNMISGASQADIGVLVISARKGEFETGYERGGQTREHVQLAKTLGVAKLIVVVNKMDDPTVKWSKERFDEIESKMVPFLKSSGYLRKDVQFLPISGLVGTNMKTRVEKSICDWWNGPCLFEVLDSIAVPPRDPKGPLRMPIIDKYREMGTVVMGKIESGSIREGDSLLIMPNKANVKVLAIHCDENKVRCAGPGENVRVKLSGIEEEDILAGFVLSSIANPIGAVTEFNAQLQILELIDNAIFTAGYKAVLHIHAIVEECEIVDLIEEIDLKKKSADPKKKKPKRKPLFVKNGAAVVCRIQVNNLICIENFSDFAQLGRFTLRTEGKTVAIGKVVALPPPGSSAFVY from the exons ATGGAGGAAGCAGCGAGAGCGGAGGTCGCCCCCCACCCCCCCGCCCTCGTCGACGACGCTGAGATCAACGACTGGAGCAAGGAGGACGACGAGCCCATGGAGGAGGTTCGACCCCCTGCCCCCGCCGCCGATGATACCCTGGCGCCTCCTCCCGCCGAAG aCGTCAAAGCGATTCTGTCTGACCTTCAGTCCTTACAGTTGGAGACAAAAG TGAAAGATAAGGAGACAGTTGCAACTGAGGAAGATGAAAAGCAGgatgaaaaggaagaaaacaagaaGCGGCACCTAAATGTTGTTTTCATCGGTCATGTTG ATGCTGGTAAGTCTACAACTGGAGGCCAGATACTTTTCCTCAGTGGTCAGGTTGATGACCGAACCATGCAGAAATATGAGAAGGAAGCAAAAGATAAAAGTAGAGAAAGCTG GTACATGGCTTATATTATGGACACAAATGAGGAAGAACGTATAAAG GGGAAGACTGTGGAGGTTGGCAGAGCCCATTTTGAGACAGAAAATACAAGATTCACGATCTTAGATGCTCCG GGTCATAAAAGTTATGTGCCAAACATGATCAGTGGTGCTTCTCAAGCTGATATCGGCGTTCTG GTCATATCTGCTCGAAAGGGTGAATTTGAAACTGGATATGAAAGAGGAGGACAGACTCGTGAGCATGTTCAACTTGCAAAAACATTGGGTGTTGCTAAGTTGATTGTTGTTGTCAACAAAATGGATGATCCTACTGTGAAATGGTCCAAAGAAAG GTTTGACGAAATAGAGTCTAAGATGGTTCCTTTCCTCAAGTCTTCAGGTTACTTAAGGAAAG ATGTTCAATTTCTTCCTATCTCTGGTTTGGTGGGTACCAATATGAAGACCAGAGTGGAGAAAAGCATTTGTGATTGGTGGAATGGTCCTTGTCTTTTTGAAGTTTTAGATTCAATTGCTGTTCCTCCACGTGATCCTAAAGGTCCTCTCAG GATGCCAATTATTGATAAATACAGAGAAATGGGAACTGTCGTGATGGGAAAAATAGAGTCTGGAAGTATTCGTGAAGGTGACAGCTTGTTGATCATGCCCAACAAA GCTAATGTAAAAGTGCTTGCTATACACTGTGATGAAAATAAAGTAAGATGTGCTGGACCTGGTGAGAATGTCCGGGTCAAATTGTCAGGGATTGAAGAAGAGGATATCTTGGCTGGTTTTGTCCTTTCAAGCATTG CAAATCCAATAGGTGCTGTTACTGAATTCAATGCCCAGTTGCAGATTCTTGAATTGATTGACAAT GCAATTTTCACTGCTGGTTACAAGGCAGTGTTACACATTCATGCAATTGTTGAGGAGTGTGAGATTGTAGATCTTAtagaagaaattgatttgaagaAAAAGAGTGCGGATCCTAAGAAAAAGAAGCCAAAGAGAAAGCCTCTTTTCGTTAAGAATGGTGCTGCTGTTGTCTGCCGCATTCAG GTGAATAACTTGATATGCATCGAGAACTTTTCAGATTTTGCCCAGCTTGGAAGGTTTACCCTTCGTACGGAAG GGAAAACAGTTGCGATAGGGAAGGTTGTTGCGCTTCCTCCTCCAGGAAGCTCAGCTTTTGTTTATTAA